The following proteins come from a genomic window of Amaranthus tricolor cultivar Red isolate AtriRed21 chromosome 14, ASM2621246v1, whole genome shotgun sequence:
- the LOC130799903 gene encoding probable WRKY transcription factor 69: MDASSTISTSLRNNYSISQNHVSKKRKMEDKNIEKRVVRIKIDEKEDEQQKKIWIPSDSWSWRKYGQKLLKGSLHPKGYYRCSTTKGCSAKKQVERCKEDASFLIITYTSTHNHPSPLNQKTSKKRAQLIAQTQIVDAHNRPMLNLHDQSYHGCFNPTNSPNETKEKEKQDEEKPYLVLLDTFTPFESQYEQSLVDYPHLKSLKVQEKCDFLDAIDDVDGF; encoded by the exons ATGGATGCTTCTTCAACTATTTCTACCTCTTTAAGGAACAATTATTCCATCTCTCAAAACCATGTTTCCAAAAAAAG AAAGATGGAGGATAAAAATATAGAGAAAAGAGTAGTAAGGATtaaaattgatgaaaaagaagatgaacaacaaaagaaaatttggaTTCCTTCTGATTCTTGGTCTTGGAGAAAATATGGACAAAAGCTCCTCAAAGGATCCCTTCATCCAAA AGGTTATTATAGATGCAGCACAACAAAGGGATGCTCAGCTAAGAAACAAGTGGAGAGGTGCAAAGAAGATGCTTCCTTTCTCATCATAACTTACACTTCAACCCATAACCATCCTAGCCCATTAAaccaaaaaacttcaaaaaagaGGGCCCAACTTATAGCCCAAACTCAAATCGTTGACGCCCATAATAGGCCCATGTTAAATCTTCATGATCAAAGTTACCATGGCTGTTTCAATCCAACTAATAGCCCGAATGAGaccaaagaaaaggaaaaacaagatgAAGAAAAGCCTTATTTGGTGTTACTTGACACTTTTACCCCTTTTGAATCACAATATGAACAATCCTTAGTTGATTACCCACATCTCAAGAGTTTAAAAGTACAAGAAAAATGTGACTTTCTTGATGCTATTGATGATGTAGAtggtttttaa
- the LOC130799747 gene encoding uncharacterized protein LOC130799747: MGWKAWKKKVNFAKFEIIDQFIIVQLFYVISITLLSLLLPLSFLLLARLSSAHYFLSLASLSPPKSYLFSIFLNTNPNLLHALLSLITLATLIHALTGRISLITEHPSPIFRPRLHAAWIFLCTLQVCVGLGIEATIKAEFDGAGFGYKKSTLSKLIFFLGLHETMIHWARTIVRPVVDDTIFGGTQEEKLVERWALAALFGALSWWRLRDEVESLVVVVEIKREMLMNVGLGDFIGLCLYYLTVAIGMARIIKAILWISMIIFNRREIEDQHHYNIQIIRDEDDKV, translated from the coding sequence ATGGGTTGGAAAGCATGGAAAAAGAAGGTAAATTTTGCCAAATTTGAgatcattgatcaatttatTATTGTACAACTATTTTATGTGATTTCAATAACTCTTCTAAGTCTTCTTTTACCTTTATCATTTCTTCTTTTAGCTAGACTTTCTAGTGctcattattttttatcattagcCTCATTATCTCCACCTAAATCCTATCTTTTCTCAATTTTTCTAAACACAAATCCTAACCTCCTACATGCCCTTTTATCTTTAATTACCCTTGCAACATTAATCCACGCGTTAACTGGTCGGATTAGTCTAATAACTGAGCACCCAAGCCCTATTTTTAGGCCCCGGCTCCATGCAGCGTGGATCTTCCTATGCACTTTACAAGTGTGTGTAGGGTTAGGGATTGAGGCTACAATTAAGGCGGAGTTTGATGGGGCCGGATTTGGATATAAAAAGTCAACGTTAAgtaaattgattttctttttggGCCTACATGAGACCATGATCCATTGGGCTAGGACAATAGTCCGACCCGTTGTGGATGATACTATATTTGGTGGGACCCAAGAGGAGAAGTTGGTGGAAAGGTGGGCCCTCGCAGCGCTTTTCGGGGCCTTGTCATGGTGGAGATTGAGAGATGAGGTGGAGTCATTGGTGGTTGTGGTGGAGATTAAGAGGGAAATGTTAATGAATGTTGGTTTAGGTGATTTTATTGGGTTATGTTTGTATTATTTGACTGTTGCAATTGGGATGGCCAGAATAATTAAAGCAATTTTGTGgataagtatgattatatttaaTAGGAGGGAAATTGAAGATCAACATCATTATAATATTCAGATTATTAGGGATGAAGATGATAAAGTTTGA